From one Meles meles chromosome 18, mMelMel3.1 paternal haplotype, whole genome shotgun sequence genomic stretch:
- the LOC123929964 gene encoding pancreatic progenitor cell differentiation and proliferation factor-like, translated as MAAISSSSSLVATCYQCVLGSTSGNSSCASTAIPRHPGLAKADSGHWWTRFFFGKSTLPFMAIVLESPEGSESPQASRSMITCDSAIEALRKQPGGQPGKANTGPQS; from the coding sequence ATGGCAGCCATCTCCTCCAGCAGCTCACTTGTGGCCACCTGTTACCAGTGTGTCCTGGGTTCCACTTCTGGTAACAGCTCCTGTGCAAGTACAGCCATCCCTCGCCACCCTGGTCTCGCCAAGGCTGACTCGGGTCATTGGTGGACAAGGTTCTTTTTTGGGAAGTCCACTCTCCCATTCATGGCTATAGTATTGGAGTCTCCAGAAGGCTCAGAATCTCCTCAGGCCTCCCGTAGCATGATCACCTGTGACTCGGCTATAGAAGCCTTGAGGAAGCAGCCTGGTGGCCAGCCGGGAAAAGCCAACACTGGGCCCCAATCCTGA